CTTTGGAAGAGTAACATTAATACAGTATTTCTCAGTCGATTACCTCGGTATTCTCAGTGTTGCTCCAACATATGTACTGGCACTCACCAGCTACCAAATGCTGTAGGGGGGACCAGCTCACATCTGATTGGTATCCCCCCTGCTGATAGTCTCCGCCTCCCTCGGTGTATCCGCCCTGGCCATAGTCAGGCTGGTAGCCTCCCTGGGTGCCGGCATAGGCGTCCCCCTGTTGTGCGTAGCCCTCTTGCCCATAGCCTTCCTGACCAAAGGACTCTGGAGCAGGCGCCTTCTCCTGGGAAGATGCATACGTGCCTCTGAAGGCTGCCATCCAGCCGGTCTCTTTGAACACGAACCACAGGTTTCCTCCCCACAGGATCAGGTTCAGGAAGCCAAACGCCTGGGGGATGAAttgaaaaaagaagaagaagaagtcaaTATGTAGTAGTACAGGTTTTTTCTGTCATATCCTCAGCAGTCAGCACTTTTACTAAATAAACCAATCCTGAAAAACTTACCACAGATGTGTTGAGACCAGAGACGACAGGGTCGTGGACGTCACGGCAGTGGTTCTCTGGTTCGTCGCATGCCCCGATCAGTAAGAGTGTGGCGAAATCCTgcacggagccttcaccgtgtgctgccactttaagagcgcatcagcagtaaggaaggaggaaataaagacagttcgttcagctctttggggaggagctcttgggtggcgcgacagtttgattgtgtgggCTGTGCTGCATacgttttgtttgttttcagcgtgTGTAGATTATAAAGTATTTAACTCAATCCATCAGTGTAATCGCTCTAGGTCGTGGTTGTTTTCGTTTGGGACTGCGCCGGTTttggatcgcatggattagtagcaacattgttgtgAAGCTTTGacatacaaaccaacaaaccatcaaACCATCGGATATTCAAGGAAAACTGCAACGGTTCAAAACACAAATGGAAACTAACCATCATCAAGTCATAATCTTTCTTGAGGAGGAACAAAAACAGAGAGCAGATGAGTCAGCCTTTGTTGTGAAGGGAGTCTGTTCTTATCTGAAGGAAGTTATGGAGGACATGAAGAACTCTCTCACAGGGGAATTACGATTTTCGATTGAACATACTCAAAAAGACACCGTTAATGAGATGGAAGAGCTGCACCAGGAGGTAATGCAGGGCTTTCCCTTCTGGACAAATCTTCTGCACCTCCCTCAGGATTTACCTCTGCCACTGGCTTGGCCAGTAAGGGAATAGGAACAGATAGCACTACAAAAACCCCTCTGAAGATACTGTTAAACAGAACTCCCGTCGCCACTGTCATGCCTCCTC
This sequence is a window from Oncorhynchus nerka isolate Pitt River unplaced genomic scaffold, Oner_Uvic_2.0 unplaced_scaffold_19___fragment_2___debris, whole genome shotgun sequence. Protein-coding genes within it:
- the LOC135570474 gene encoding synaptophysin-like, coding for MENTAEGGKNLQVMAAHGEGSVQDFATLLLIGACDEPENHCRDVHDPVVSGLNTSVAFGFLNLILWGGNLWFVFKETGWMAAFRGTYASSQEKAPAPESFGQEGYGQEGYAQQGDAYAGTQGGYQPDYGQGGYTEGGGDYQQGGYQSDVSWSPLQHLVAGECQYICWSNTENTEVID